The genomic interval GTTCGCGAGGACAGGCGGCAAGAACGCCGCACGGCTCGAATTTGCTGATGGAAGGTCTTTCAGGTTTGGGGAGACATGCATCCGGTTTTCGGAGCCGGTCTTTCACGGGCGGGAGGAATCCGAGCTAGGCTGGCTCCTCATGGTTACGATCGAATATGATGGGGATAGAGTGCTACTCGCTCCTGATGTACAGGGTCCCATATGCCAGAAGACTGTTGACATCATCTTAGCTGAGACGCCAAGACTTGCGGTCATTGGTGGTCCACCAACATATCTAACAAATTTCAGCGAAGATGTGGAATCATTCAAGTCGGCATTGATGAACCTCAAAATCCTAGTCTCGAGAATCCCCACAGTTATTCTTGATCATCATATTCTCAGGGATGGAGGGTGGAGGGAGAAGATTATGCCCGTTTTTGAGGCGGCTGAAAGTGTGGGTCATAGAATAGTTACGGCGGCAGAGTTTTTGGGTGAAAATAACCGTCTTCTTGAGGCTTCCAGAAAGAAGCTTTACGAGGAAGAGCCTCCTTCGAAGGAATTTAATGACTGGTTGAGGTTGGACCCTAAGAAAAGAAGGACTGTCATGCCTCCCATCTAATCCCTAGAAGTTAGATATGATATATTCTATGGCCGATCTGAAGATGGCTCTACCGTCTCCGTAGGGTGGAGCTTTTCCCTTTCTCGTCCAGTCTGGAAGTTGCCACCCATAATAAGCTCTTTCAGGATGCGGCATTAGACCGAAAACTGTGCCGTCCCTATTACATACTCCTGCAATATCATAGAAGGAGCCGTTAGGATTCCAAGGGTATGCGCCAAATGCTGGCGACCCATCTTCAGTGCAGTACCTGAAGACTAGCTGATCCTGAGAGAGAAGCCTCTTCAGCAGCTCTTCTTCCCGCTCTCTTGGAAAAACAAATCTTCCCTCAGCATGCGCGACCGGCATCCTCAGAACTTTTCCATTAGGCACCACCCGTGTGAATATGCATCGACCGTTATTCTCATGCCTAAGAAACACCCATCTACACCTGTAGCCAATGGGAGAGTTTGTGGCTAGGGCGGCCTCAGGAAGATCGCTTACACCATCAAAGCCTGGAAGCAGTCCACATTCTACCAGCACTTGGAAACCGTTGCATATGCCTAAGACTGGTTTACCGCTTTCTACGAAGGTTAGTAGGTCGCCTCTGATCCTAGCCATCAGTCTCTTAGCCAGTATCGCCCCAGCCCGCACATAATCTCCGTAGGAGAAGCCTCCTGGGATCACTAGCATTTCATAGTCGCTGAGCCTCGCCCCCTTAATCAGCCTATTAAGGTGGACTATTTCCGCCACTACACCTAAATCTTCGAAGGCCCTCTTTGTCTCCTCATCACAATTAGTCCCGCCAACTCTCACAATACAAACCTTGACTTCAGACCTTTCCATAACATCAACCTCCAAGCGTCCTATTCCATGCATTGTAGAGATCCCCTAATGGGGACTCGACCGCAACTCTCCCATCAAGGCCGATAATTTTAAGAGTATTTCTTCTCATTACTCTGCCTACTAAACCCATAATGCAGCCATCCATAATTTCTTCGAATTTTTCCTTCATCCTTTGAGGCACTTCCAAAAGGAATCGACTGTTAGACTCTGAGAAGAGGACATGATCATTTCTAGATAACTCGCGTGATCTTGGAACACTTGCGAGATGGATCTCTATACCATAGTTTCCTGAAAAGGCCATCTCAGCCGCGGCTACCGCAAGTCCTCCATCCGATATGTCATGGCAGGCACGTACCACTCCAGCATCTATTGCATGTGTCAATAGTTCAAAGGTTCTTTTCGCCTCTTCAAGCCTAACCTTAGGCACACTTTTTCCAAGATATCCATGAATACTATAGTATGCGGAGCCGCCAAGTTCAGGGTAAGTTCTGCCGAGAATGTAGATTAAATCTCCAGGAGCCTTTACGTCTGGTGAGACCGTGTTTCTAATGTCAGGGATAACCCCTATGCCTGTTATTAGCAGGGTAGGCGTCACTGGTCCCAGCGGAGACTCATTATATAAACTGTCTTTCCCAGAGATGAATGGGGTGCCGAAACCTTTTGCATACTCGTAGCAAGCTTCACAGGCTCTGACCAGCGCCCCAAGCCTATCCGGCTTCTCCGGGCTTCCCCAGACAAAGTTGTCAAGGAGGGCGATTCTTCTCCCTCCAACAGATAAATTATTTCTTATAGCTTCATCGATAGCGGACGCGGCCATCCAGTATGGATCGATCTTTCCGTAATTCGGGTTTATTCCGCACGATATTACAAGCCCCCTCCAAGAGTTTCTCAGCGGCTTGAGGACGGCGGCGTCGCTTGGACCATTATTTCTGCCGCATAGGGGCTTCAGAACAGTGTTACCCTTAACTTCATGGTCATAGGTCCTTATCACTGATTCGCGGCTCGCAATATTCGGATAGGATAGCACCTTAAGCAATTCATTTGTTAGATCGTTAGGCTCCGGGAAACACGGCTCGACAAGCGCAGGCTCTTTCCATTCCGCATATCTCTTAACCGCAGGTGGACTGAATAGGAAATCAATGTCAAGCTCCGCAACCTTTATTCCCATGTAATTTATGCGGAGAACCCTATCAGACGTTAGTCTACCTATTGATGTTGCCTCAATTTCCTCTGACGAAAAAATCTCTAGAACAGCATCCAAACTAGGTTCTGGAACAGTTAGTAACATTCTCTCCTGGGACTCGGATATGTAGATCTCCCATGGGGGTATATTCAGATATTTCAGTGGAACCCTATCCAGATCAACAGTGGCTCCGCATCCGAATTTATGCGCGGTTTCCCCGACGGCGCTTGATAGGCCTCCCCCGCCCAGATCAGTAATTGATGATGCGAGGTTTAGGTCTCTTATCGCAATTATAGCTCGTTTGAGCTTCTCCTCTTCTATCGGGTTGGCTATTTGGACAGCTGGACGTGAGACCTTCTCCGATTCTTCAGTCAGCTCAAGCGAGGCGAACGTTACGCCGTGAATACCATCTCTCCCAGTTCTGCCACCTGCAAGTACCAGGTGATCCCCAGGCTTAGCATTCTTCACATACTTATTTGTGGGCAGAATGCCAATGCATCCACA from Candidatus Bathyarchaeota archaeon carries:
- the purQ gene encoding phosphoribosylformylglycinamidine synthase subunit PurQ, giving the protein MHGIGRLEVDVMERSEVKVCIVRVGGTNCDEETKRAFEDLGVVAEIVHLNRLIKGARLSDYEMLVIPGGFSYGDYVRAGAILAKRLMARIRGDLLTFVESGKPVLGICNGFQVLVECGLLPGFDGVSDLPEAALATNSPIGYRCRWVFLRHENNGRCIFTRVVPNGKVLRMPVAHAEGRFVFPREREEELLKRLLSQDQLVFRYCTEDGSPAFGAYPWNPNGSFYDIAGVCNRDGTVFGLMPHPERAYYGWQLPDWTRKGKAPPYGDGRAIFRSAIEYIISNF
- the purL gene encoding phosphoribosylformylglycinamidine synthase subunit PurL, with product MTRKLYIRRNVPFELYEIDILEAGENEICGISEEMGLALNLEEMKAIKEYFKAKRRNPTDVELQTIGQTWSEHCFHKTFKGKVITSDGRTIDSLFKTFIASVTKELNPSWCISVFEDNAGIIEFETGWAVAAKVETHNHPSAIEPFGGAATGVGGVIRDVLGVWADPIACTDVLGFGPLDYDFKRLPPGTKHPRYVFRGVIAGIGHYGNNMGIPTVNGAIYFDESYVGNVVVYCGCIGILPTNKYVKNAKPGDHLVLAGGRTGRDGIHGVTFASLELTEESEKVSRPAVQIANPIEEEKLKRAIIAIRDLNLASSITDLGGGGLSSAVGETAHKFGCGATVDLDRVPLKYLNIPPWEIYISESQERMLLTVPEPSLDAVLEIFSSEEIEATSIGRLTSDRVLRINYMGIKVAELDIDFLFSPPAVKRYAEWKEPALVEPCFPEPNDLTNELLKVLSYPNIASRESVIRTYDHEVKGNTVLKPLCGRNNGPSDAAVLKPLRNSWRGLVISCGINPNYGKIDPYWMAASAIDEAIRNNLSVGGRRIALLDNFVWGSPEKPDRLGALVRACEACYEYAKGFGTPFISGKDSLYNESPLGPVTPTLLITGIGVIPDIRNTVSPDVKAPGDLIYILGRTYPELGGSAYYSIHGYLGKSVPKVRLEEAKRTFELLTHAIDAGVVRACHDISDGGLAVAAAEMAFSGNYGIEIHLASVPRSRELSRNDHVLFSESNSRFLLEVPQRMKEKFEEIMDGCIMGLVGRVMRRNTLKIIGLDGRVAVESPLGDLYNAWNRTLGG